Proteins co-encoded in one Macrobrachium nipponense isolate FS-2020 chromosome 24, ASM1510439v2, whole genome shotgun sequence genomic window:
- the LOC135203547 gene encoding uncharacterized protein LOC135203547 — protein sequence MFKSFDTMSLNGVENAQITSSAISNAGKEGLNCERMSHTNVSKIEHIIVVGSKNVCACIESIQNQFPITFIHENVDFSEECIKRFAAYQENVPFRTAWIILTDILLLTKQSSSDTPCSNARCQNPFEYDILKTDVNFPFMVQKVIIERMVDEVLANIISFAMNLIKELTPGSFVYFTPIAPLRGMIIPPTTQHDRIHALKKLGPDVRLLKGTYLCWIRCARNFSKMWKKFMLENTSTSVVHDLLVKYYFNKSVCCLVPVYDENTIKGNSIQETRWRFVVKEMIQKIALSKGEYPNSSLGPFALRFNPKKSEAASEKGVPSARQPQAKATDKAKVEKTAGSVLRPASDVPVTSLSEKANRATKAPQDLSPLSTDGPPSTASTTLGGSPGNVSTSMNSSLLKKQQLLIA from the exons ATGTTCAAGTCATTTGATACAATGTCTTTGAATGGAGTTGAGAATGCTCAGATCACCAGTTCTGCGATCTCTAACGCAGGAAAAGAGGGTCTAAATTGTGAAAGGATGTCACACACAAATGTGAGTAAAATTGAGCACATAATTGTGGTAGGTTCAAAAAATGTGTGTGCATGCATTGAGAGTATACAGAATCAATTTCCAATaacatttattcatgaaaatgttGACTTTAGTGAAGAATGTATCAAGAGGTTTGCTGCATATCAAGAAAATGTGCCATTTCGTACAGCATGGATCATCTTGACAGACATTTTATTATTGACAAAGCAATCTAGCTCAGACACTCCTTGCAGTAATGCTCGGTGTCAAAATCCATTTGAATATGACATATTAAAAACTGatgtcaattttccttttatgGTCCAAAAAGTAATAATTGAGAGAATGGTTGATGAAGTATTAGCTAATATTATAAGCTTTGCAATGAACCTTATAAAAGAATTAACACCAGGGTCGTTTGTGTACTTTACACCAATTGCCCCACTTCGTGGAATGATCATCCCACCAACCACACAACATGATCGCATCCATGCTTTGAAAAAGCTTGGGCCAGATGTACGATTACTAAAAGGCACTTATCTTTGTTGGATACGATGCGCTAGAAACTTCAGCAAAATGTGGAAAAAGTTTATGTTAGAAAATACTTCCACAAGTGTAGTCCATGATCTACTTGTGAAATACTACTTCAATAAAAGTGTATGCTGCCTAGTTCCTGTCTACGATGAGAATACTATTAAAGGGAACTCTATCCAAGAAACTCGCTGGAGATTTGTAGTTAAAGAAATGATACAGAAAATAGCATTATCAAAag GTGAGTATCCCAATTCATCTTTGGGGCCGTTTGCTCTGCGCTTTAACCCAAAGAAATCTGAAGCTGCTTCTGAGAAAGGAGTGCCTAGCGCAAGGCAGCCGCAAGCAAAAGCAACTGATAAAGCTAAAGTAGAAAAGACTGCTGGCTCTGTGCTACGTCCTGCAAGTGATGTTCCTGTGACCAGTTTATCAGAGAAAGCTAACAGGGCAACCAAAGCACCTCAAGATTTATCCCCTCTGAGCACTGATGGTCCACCAAGTACAGCATCAACCACATTAGGTGGCAGTCCTGGGAATGTTAGTACATCTATGAACTCTTCTCTGCTTAAGAAACAGCAGCTGTTAATAGCTTAA